The following DNA comes from Brassica oleracea var. oleracea cultivar TO1000 chromosome C5, BOL, whole genome shotgun sequence.
TCTTGAGGAAGTTGGAGGTAGTTAACCAACTTTCAATCCCCGATTAGATCTAAGGTTTAATGACAACTAAATCCGGTTTAGAGGAGTTCCATTGATTACAATTGTAATCTCCTAAATTCCATGTCTCTTGCCTCATGCGTAATACTTAAATTATAGGCAATGTTAGGGGGAAAGGTCGATTAATAATTGTAGAGTGAATTAACGTAACATAAGACTAGACCAAGTAACAATACGATATTTTTCTGCAAAAGGGCAAAAAATGTCACCATTTGGTGTAATTAATGGTTCTGCTCCATTTCAGTAACTACCTCACATTGAATGGTGTTTTTCAAAGAAATTCTTTAGATATGGATTTGTAATGTTTTGATAGAATAACAAAATGTAAATACAGAGACTCCTGATCCGGTGGTGAAGATATTGAACTTAACAATTAGGTCATCTGATAGAGAAGACATGGTATTGACGGTCCCTGAAGACGGAAAACCGACATCCAAAGGACCATGGTTTACCCTCAAAGAAGGCTCTAAGTACACTCTCGTATTTACTTTCCGTGTGACCAACAACATTGTGTCCGGTCTCCGATACAGCAATAGTGTTTGGAAGACTGGAATCAAGGGTACATTTTTCTTTTGCTTTTAGCGCACTCGTGTACCATTATGTCAATGAGTTTTGAAGCTGTTTCTCTAACTTATTTTTCTTACTCATTTGTTGAGAACAGTGTATGGTAGAAAGGAGATGTTAGGAACGTTTAGTCCACAGGCCGAACCGTATACCCATGTCATGTTTGAAGAATCAACACCGTCTGGTATGCTTGTTAGAGGTTCCTATTCCGTTAAATCTAAGGTACCAAAAGTATATAATTAAATTTCTATTTACTTATCATCATGTATCCATAATCTATTAGTTAGTATCATGG
Coding sequences within:
- the LOC106293818 gene encoding rho GDP-dissociation inhibitor 1-like; this encodes MGLKDENNKAEESSEDPKRQGTLSRKNSHSSLCPTEDDEEDEDKKLELGPMIALKEQFEKDKDDESLMRWKEQLLGKVDLEEVGETPDPVVKILNLTIRSSDREDMVLTVPEDGKPTSKGPWFTLKEGSKYTLVFTFRVTNNIVSGLRYSNSVWKTGIKVYGRKEMLGTFSPQAEPYTHVMFEESTPSGMLVRGSYSVKSKFVDDDDKCYLENNYTFDIRKNWL